A section of the Perognathus longimembris pacificus isolate PPM17 chromosome 7, ASM2315922v1, whole genome shotgun sequence genome encodes:
- the LOC125355681 gene encoding proprotein convertase subtilisin/kexin type 9-like, translated as MGTDGSGKLWWRLLPLLLLLLLLLSPTRSGAQEQLDGDREGLGLSLPLEFQDSSITIIYRSSESSWKVPNTYLVVFKESQRQEMERIVNYLEAQANSEGFMFEVLHVFKDLFPGILMKSDNVGALDMENFIEEDSLAFAQSLLWSPHLISPLWNQSLNGVWQMRHEEIKDRIIISNIGKVPEEEWMNNSAHRTQEANCESHGTHLAAVVSGKNVGIAKNINIHSVRVLNCQGKGTVSGILMGLEFIWKKLVSKPPKRLVVLLPLVSGYSRSINSACKRLARAGAVLVAAAGNFQSNACAYSPASSPEVITVGAVDSQNQPFTQGPLGTNYGSCVDIFAPGKLIVSAAKDCDICYVMKSGTAQAAAHVAGIAALMLTAQPNLTVAELRQKLIHYSISNVINTTWFPEEERDMTPNLVAALPSTTQETGEQLFCRTVWSAPWNLRLTNAAEAHCDPEEELLGCSSFCQSGNREGERVETKGNRRICLAFGYGHVSAVARCCLLPKANCSVHTAPPALMRMKTYSHCPHPDHVLTGCSSHWGMENLGVYLHTTQKHRLDQLSWCSGHKEASVHASCCHAPGLQCKIKKYRALRPLEKVTVTCDAGWTLTSCSAHPETSVTLGAFPKDNTCVVRHQRTDNTATTSNEFVIVIAICCRIQPSALNLVMVTIFVMMVVLVFSASVGVYRCRGDGGFDGDGNGNGSLGDYGGDGDCGDGNSGGDDGDDGNEMVINIVMEDIVMMIAMMMVMFMLVMVVMLKMMMPLELHTQRLLDPENLGTGCEHHCSIHFSVSAQPLLHKAHDIDLLSIHSLPMNEGPSACQAAFVPADSDFQGSLFLKELGLLESILADLNRLWEEAAYDQSLPNFSHIQMRVMGYSEEPTRC; from the exons AGTTCCTGGAAGGTGCCCAACACCTACCTGGTGGTGTTCAAAGAATCCCAGAGGCAGGAGATGGAGAGGATTGTTAACTACCTGGAGGCCCAGGCTAACAGTGAAGGCTTCATGTTTGAAGTGCTGCATGTCTTCAAAGACCTCTTCCCTGGTATCCTGATGAAGTCTGACAATGTGGGTGCACTGGACATG gagaatttcaTCGAGGAGGATTCCTTGGCCTTTGCACAGAGTCTCCTCTGGAGCCCGCATCTGATTTCTCCTCTGTGGAACCAGTCTTTGAATGGTGTATGGCAAATGCG ACACGAGGAAATCAAGGACAGGATCATCATCTCTAACATTGGGAAGGTGCCTGAGGAGGAGTGGATGAACAACAGTGCACACAGGACCCAG GAGGCCAATTGTGAAAGCCATGGCACCCACCTGGCAGCAGTGGTCAGTGGGAAGAATGTCGGCATAGCCAAGAACATCAACATACATAGTGTGCGTGTGCTCAACTGCCAAGGGAAGGGCACGGTCAGCGGGATCCTCATGG GCTTGGAGTTTATTTGGAAAAAGCTGGTCTCCAAGCCCCCCAAGAGGTTGGTAGTGCTGCTGCCCCTGGTGAGTGGCTACAGTAGGAGCATCAACAGTGCCTGCAAGCGCCTGGCAAGGGCTGGGGCAGTGCTGGTGGCCGCGGCGGGCAACTTTCAGAGCAATGCCTGTGCCTACTCCCCGGCATCGTCTCCTGAG GTCATCACAGTAGGAGCTGTTGATTCCCAGAACCAGCCTTTCACCCAGGGACCCCTTGGGACCAACTATGGCTCCTGTGTAGACATCTTTGCTCCTGGGAAACTCATTGTCAGTGCTGCCAAAGACTGTGACATTTGCTATGTAATGAAGAGTGGGACTGCACAGGCGGCTGCCCACGTGGCTG GCATTGCAGCCCTGATGCTCACTGCTCAACCAAATCTCACTGTGGCTGAGCTCAGGCAGAAGCTGATCCACTACTCTATCAGCAACGTTATCAACACcacctggttcccagaggaagagcGAGACATGACCCCCAACCTAGTGGCCGCTCTGCCCTCCACCACCCAGGAAACAGGTGA ACAGCTGTTCTGCAGGACTGTGTGGTCGGCACCCTGGAACCTCAGGCTGACAAATGCTGCTGAAGCTCACTGTGACCCAGAGGAGGAGCTGCTGGGCTGCTCCAGTTTCTGCCAGAGTGGGAATCGGGAGGGCGAGCGCGTGGAG ACAAAAGGGAACAGACGCATTTGCCTGGCATTTGGATACGGCCATGTTTCTGCGGTGGCCCGATGCTGCCTGCTCCCCAAAGCCAACTGCAGTGTCCATACAGCCCCTCCAGCCTTGATGCGAATGAAGACCTATAGCCACTGCCCGCATCCTGACCATGTCCTCACAG GCTGCAGCTCCCATTGGGGAATGGAGAACCTTGGTGTCTACCTGCATACTACACAGAAGCACCGTCTTGATCAGCTCAGTTGGTGCTCAGGGCACAAGGAGGCCAGTGTCCATGCTTCCTGCTGCCATGCTCCGGGCCTGCAGTGCAAAATAAAGAAGTACAGGGCATTGCGCCCCTTGGAAAAG GTCACCGTGACCTGTGATGCAGGCTGGACCCTGACCAGCTGCAGTGCCCATCCCGAGACCTCTGTTACCCTGGGAGCTTTCCCAAAGGACAACACATGTGTGGTGAGGCACCAGCGCACTGACAATACAGCAACAACCAGTAATGAATTTGTAATAGTCATTGCCATCTGTTGCCGGATCCAGCCCTCAG CCCTGAACCTGGTGATGGTGACAATCTTCGTGATGATGGTAGTATTGGTTTTCAGTGCTAGTGTTGGTGTTTATCGTTGTAGAGGTGATGGTGGTTTTGATGGTGATGGTAATGGTAATGGTAGTCTTGGTGATTATGGAGGTGACGGTGATTGTGGTGATGGTAATAgcggtggtgatgatggtgatgatggtaatgAGATGGTGATAAACATTGTGATGGAGGATATAGTCATGATGATAGCGATGATGATGGTAATGTTtatgttggtgatggtggtgatgttgAAGATGATGATG CCACTGGAGCTGCACACGCAGAGACTGCTGGATCCTGAGAATTTGGGAACTGGCTGTGAACACCACTGCTCCATCCACTTCTCTGTTTCTGCACAGCCTCTGCTCCACAAAGCTCATGACATTGACCTGCTTTCCATTCATTCACTGCCTATGAATGAAGGGCCTTCAGCATGTCAG GCTGCCTTTGTGCCTGCTGACTCTGACTTCCAAGGTTCCCTGTTCCTGAAGGAATTAGGCCTGCTGGAGAGCATACTGGCTGACTTGAATAG GCTATGGGAGGAAGCTGCCTATGACCAGAGCCTGCCCAACTTCAGCCACATCCAGATGAGGGTCATGGGCTACAGTGAGGAACCCACCCGCTGCTGA